AAGAATTAAAACCCTTTCTCAGTTCCCAAACCTACATATAGGCTATATCagtattttgatgtttaataaaataaccaaatattGACGTAGTTAAACTGCTTTACTTCAGAGGTTTGGACACCATTAGGAAAAAGAGCAGTggataagtgtttattttatcagttatttCTTATTAAACCTGTTATTAATAAGAACACTTTCTCAGTTCACAAACTAACATACAGACTATATCAGTGTCgggatatatatatgtatatatatatatatatatatgtatgttaaaataaagtaTCCTAGTATTGACCTAGTTCAACTTCAGCTGCTTTACATCTGAGGTTCGGACAACGTTAGGATAAAGAGCTGTGGATAAGGTTGCCACAGTAACTTTTGGTCTACTTTTGACACACCCAGACAAGCCAGACTCTTGTATTTCTCAACTGTTAATGTGCCCTTCAGACATACTTGAGTGGTTTTAGCACTTATTCCACATCAGAATCAAAGGAAAAGtgtcatatttttatacagtcacTCAAGCGTTGTGGTGCTTCAAGTAAGTAGCCTACtctcatgcatgcatgcatgcaatcTAACATGGTAAAGTGTTTTGTGAATGTGACAGCTCATTGTATTTGATTAGGTTCACAGAATAAAGATGTCGCCATTGGTTCTGGGAGTTGGAGCGTGCTTAGCTGGGTGGATTGGTCTTTATGCTTTGCTGTGCTACACAAATGGCTCTTGTGGCTATGAATGGAACTGTCGACTAGTTACACTATTCCACGGCATCCTTGCAGTCTGTGTAACTGCTTACATTGGATACATAGATGGACTTTGGCCTTTCACCTACCCAGGCAAGACGTACcatatgttactatatatatattaggggtgtacaATATATACAGACTActtaatgcagctcagaggtggcataaatgcatttacactgtgaTTACAATTGCATAATTAATGCTATGAGATTATTGTTTCAGATAGAACATTtggaatattaaaatagaaaataagtaACTAAAACTACCAGTAGATGGTGGCAGGTCACTTGCTGTGTCCAAAATCACATCTGAAataggtactacatttgaataAGAACTTAGTTTGCGACTGTTAAATGACTTGTTGTGTCAATTGCACCGTTTCACTGCCGtttacttattttacatcttggaATCTCAGTGGAAGTTGTACTTGTCGACCAACTGTTTTATGAGTATTAtaaatttggacatactactcttCTCATGTGCTGTTCTTCGCtcctatatagtagggaagtaggCATATTTGGACACAGGAATCATCTTAATTAGTGAGTCATTGGCTCACATTTTCAAATTCATgtattcgttcaaatggctgatagCAAGTGACtatttatgaatgagtcattgaattattcgcTCGACTGATTTGTTCTAAATGCAGATTCAGTCAGTAAAGAAACACCAATGTGTGTTTCTCAGAGATTATTTGTGTTGGTGAAATAGAGCCAAAACAGACAATATTATGTCTAAATTGCAACTTGCTTGATATTAacatcttgtttattgaactgttgtatgaaatcaatatcacatatgcaatcatgctaatatttggagtgtttttgtttgggttttacaAAGTGAATGaaatactcgataatgtcagcttACACATTGTCAAAGGGTTAGTTTgccgatttatatatatatatatatatatatagttccaaTGTCAGTAGTACAAGTAAATgagcattttatattatttttctgtgaCCTGCACCAAGATATTCCCGTTATTTGTGAGCAAAAGTCTATTAGATGACACAAAATGCATCATCCAAAGGACTTTTGACAAACCAGGACTTTTGTGAAAACTACAGATCGTGCTTCCACATTTTTGAATCCCCACTCACACGGATAGTCTGATCGagcccagtgcattatgggtgttgaagTTTTCTTACCTTTCTTCACCACAGCCATTTTTTCTGTATTCTCTGGTCGTGTAGCAAACTACATAGGCATAGTTTCTACTACACAGACAGCCAACTTTTATATAAATCCCATCATGCCAGCTGCAAATTACccctttaaaacaacaattatattattatcgtAGACATGTCGCACGCCCCTAATATATAATGTTGTCTTATTAGCATTTCAACATTGTCTTTTTTCatgacaaatgtaatttttttttttttattatatatcatttgcagGTACAAAGAACACCCCTCTGCAGATCACCGCTATGGTGATCAGTCTGGGCTACTTTATCTTTGACATGGCCTGGTGTGTGTACTTCCGCACAGAGGGCCTGGTAATGCTCGCTCACCACACCATGAGCATTCTGGGTATTCTGCTCATTTTGTGGCTGGGGGAGTCAGGCATCGAGTCTTGCGCCGTGCTGTTTGGCAGCGAGATCACAAACCCACTCCTCCAGACGCGCTGGTTTTTGAAACACTCTGGCCGCTATGACAGCTTCCTCGGAGATGCGGTGGACGTTCTGTTCGTGCTGCTGTTTGTGTTCATGCGCATTTTCGTTGGTGGTGCCATGTTGTACTGTGAGCTAATCTCTCCAAGACCCAAGTTCATCATTAAATTTGGCGGTGTGGCCATGTATGCGCTGTCCTGGGTGTTCATGGTTGACATCAGTCGATTCACATACCGCAAATCCCAGCTCAAATACCAGCGCTGGATGAATCGCCGCAGGATGGCAGAGGTTAATGGGCAGGACCTGAAGAGAGACTGAAACACCTCTGATCAGCGGTTTGGCCTCTCGTTTCTAGCACTGGAGGGAAGAATGAGAATCAGAACAAGTGAAGCAGCTAATAAAGGTCTGCAGCTTATAGATgtttacaacatatttttttaaaaggatatCAGCTATTAAAGTTTATTTCTGGTTTGTAATATTCACATGGGAAAACATCCATGCTGTATCAGAGCCCTAAaacttaattattatatatatattttttttgccattatgatTAACTCAAAATTCTTACAATCAAATgtactttaatatatttgtacTCATGAGGAATAAAGTGTATAAACTCTTAAGTACtggaaatatttgatatttttgtaatttggAACGCTACttgttataaattttaattagttATGTTGCTTTTACAttcttttcagttaaaattttagtaTGTGCCATATTCAGAAATTATCATGAAACAATACTAAATGTTGATAAATCAATAAacattgtcatcatcatcattacagtAATGTATTTTAGGGTGTTGTAATGTTGCAGTTGTGTGGAATTCAGACTGATAGATTGTTTCAACACAGTTACTAATAGACCTTAGTGACCATTTTAATTCTGACtgacaacatttatttttgtccagctgtaattgattaaaaatatgtttgtaaatcttattatatataaaatatatatatatataatatataatatatataatatatatatatatataaatatatatatatatatatatatattataaatgtgtattcAAAGTCATCATAACTTGAATACACCTCTTCGGGTTAATTTGTTCAAATTCTGAAttacatattaagatattttggtttaATGACAGAAATCTAAGTCTAGGTGATGTAACTGTTTAGAGATTGTAAAAAGAAATGCTACAAAaggcttacattaaaaaaaatagattcgTAAGTAATTTggcatattgttttaatatttattttaaaaagcagtgaAGAAGTTTtcaatatatttatcattttttaaacaatttattatatgAAAGTGTTTTGTTGCTTTAGATTCTTGactcaggtgattttttttcttttcttgcaaaTTAGtacatttatgtgcatttaaactatattactactactaaacaAAATCTAACAATGTACGTAAAAGATCCATCTCAAGTAGGCTACAACGTCATTTACGTGTTGCAGTTTTGGGAACGTCCACCGTGTGGCACACTAGCATAGGCTACTTGAACAGTTTCGCACACTAGGGCtcggagtttttttttttttttttttttttttaactagtgaCTGGCTCACATTTTCCAACGGATTAATTAAACTCATTTACCCAGCTGTA
This portion of the Cyprinus carpio isolate SPL01 chromosome A15, ASM1834038v1, whole genome shotgun sequence genome encodes:
- the tlcd5a gene encoding TLC domain-containing protein 5a, which encodes MSPLVLGVGACLAGWIGLYALLCYTNGSCGYEWNCRLVTLFHGILAVCVTAYIGYIDGLWPFTYPGTKNTPLQITAMVISLGYFIFDMAWCVYFRTEGLVMLAHHTMSILGILLILWLGESGIESCAVLFGSEITNPLLQTRWFLKHSGRYDSFLGDAVDVLFVLLFVFMRIFVGGAMLYCELISPRPKFIIKFGGVAMYALSWVFMVDISRFTYRKSQLKYQRWMNRRRMAEVNGQDLKRD